In Rutidosis leptorrhynchoides isolate AG116_Rl617_1_P2 chromosome 2, CSIRO_AGI_Rlap_v1, whole genome shotgun sequence, one genomic interval encodes:
- the LOC139889834 gene encoding uncharacterized protein, giving the protein MREFFAYKIQERREPSLLHNAKKLYQQFLVDAYTMVESERISYIRNNQHIMRCDSLSSLTNHANLGNSDTSMLGNPYYKLPSSFTGSARYMVENYRDAMALCRTFGYPDLFLTFTCNPKWPEITRELKGTNMKAEDNPVLLARIFKIKLDRLMHDLKHNKLFGKVVADVYTVEFQKRGLPHVHICLFLHQKDKMPNPEDVDSFICAEIPDRNSDPELYKLVSDLMMHGPCGEMNPNCPCTDDDKKCTKHFPKPFSDHTSVDKEGYPIYRRRNDGRTVSKLGHDLDNRHVVPYNPYLLKRYQAHLNVEWCNQVSSIRYLFKYINKGNDRVTAEVCDSETDEIKQYYDCRYVSACEAVWRMFAFDIHKRTPAVMRLPFHLQGEQSVSFDEEEVLDNVLNKPSVNYSMFLEWMNCNKKSEEARKLTYVEFPSKFCWQQDAKIWTRRKIGSGLVGRIHHVSPSSGELFYLRILLNKVRGPKSYEDIRTVNGKVYDTFKQACYEMGLLDDDQEYIDGIKEASTWDSGHRVRTLFAQLLLSNSLSRPKFVYQNTIQYLSADLLRHERRTFSNAGLEVSPEMIENATLYEIEKILQRNCSTLKNFSTMPYPAEAFTGMPQNPLITDELRYSSKKKAYEKIVSAIDEGKGGVFFLYGYGGTGKTFLWKTLSASIRSRGDIVLNTASSGIAALLLSGGRTAHSRFAIPIDPTEDSFCHITPSSNLAELIRQTKLIIWDEAPMVHKHCFEAFDRSLRDICRPITPNSMETPFGGKVIVFGGDFRQVLPVVQRGKREDTVGASLNSSYIWNHVEVLKLTINMRLGLGTDHVVEVETKSFADWILRIGNGTVGETNDGECDVDIPDDVLITDAEDPIGSLIASIYPNFIQMLGNPEYYEDRAILAPTHDVVNIINDHMMTFLDGEEMVYLSSDSICQSKLDASFNHDLYTPEFLNSIQYGGLPKHRLVLKVGVPVMLLRNIDQSSGLCNGTRLQITKLTEKMIEAKILTGTHVGKLTCVPRMLIVPTDKWIPFRFQRRQYPLSVCFAMTINKSQGQSLSHVGLFLERPVFSHGQLYVALSRVRSKSGLKVLIVNKDKTLGNSTKNVVYKEVLQYL; this is encoded by the exons ATGAGAGAATTTTTTGCATATAAAATTCAAGAGAGACGAGAGCCATCCCTTTTACACAATGCTAAGAAATTATATCAACAGTTTTTGGTAGATGCCTACACAATGGTTGAATCCGAACGAATCTCCTACATACGCAACAATCAACATATTATGCGATGTGATTCATTGAGCAGCTTAACCAATCATGCAAATCTTGGCAACAGTGATACCAGTATGTTAGGTAACCCATACTACAAGCTACCTTCTTCATTTACGGGAAGTGCAAGGTATATGGTGGAAAATTACCGTGATGCAATGGCTTTGTGTAGAACGTTTGGTTATCCAGATCTTTTCCTCACCTTCACTTGTAATCCTAAGTGGCCTGAAATTACAAGGGAATTGAAAGGTACTAATATGAAAGCCGAAGACAACCCTGTTTTATTAGCAAGAATCTTCAAGATCAAGCTCGATAGGCTTATGCATGATTTGAAGCATAACAAACTTTTTGGAAAGGTCGTAGCag ATGTCTATACGGTTGAATTTCAAAAACGTGGTTTGCCGCACGTTCATATTTGTCTTTTCCTCCATCAAAAAGACAAGATGCCTAATCCTGAAGATGTGGACTCATTCATTTGTGCGGAAATACCTGATAGAAATAGTGATCCCGAGTTGTATAAACTTGTCAGTGATTTAATGATGCACGGTCCATGCGGAGAAATGAATCCAAATTGTCCATGCACGGATGATGATAAAAAATGCACAAAACATTTTCCGAAGCCTTTTTCAGATCACACGTCCGTAGATAAAGAAGGATACCCAATTTACCGACGACGGAATGATGGAAGAACCGTCAGCAAACTTGGTCATGATTTGGATAATAGACACGTCGTCCCGTACAATCCGTATCTTTTAAAAAGGTATCAAGCTCATTTAAATGTTGAGTGGTGCAATCAAGTCAGTTCCATTAGATATCTGTTCAAGTACATTAACAAAGGCAATGACCGGGTCACAGCTGAAGTATGTGATTCTGAAACGGACGAAATCAAACAGTACTATGACTGCAG ATATGTATCAGCTTGTGAGGCCGTATGGCGGATGTTTGCTTTTGATATACATAAGAGGACACCGGCAGTTATGAGACTACCTTTTCACCTGCAAGGTGAACAATCTGTTAGTTTTGATGAAGAGGAGGTGCTTGATAATGTTCTTAACAAACCGTCTGTCAATTATTCTATGTTTTTGGAATGGATGAACTGCAACAAAAAAAGTGAAGAAGCTAGGAAGCTCACATACGTTGAGTTCCCATCCAAGTTTTGCTGGCAACAAGATGCAAAGATTTGGACACGAAGGAAAATTGGTAGTGGTTTAGTCGGTCGTATCCATCATGTCTCTCCTTCATCAGGTGAATTATTCTATCTTAGAATTCTCTTGAATAAAGTGAGAGGTCCAAAATCATATGAAGATATTCGGACAGTAAATGGGAAGGTTTATGATACTTTTAAACAAGCTTGCTATGAGATGGGCTTATTAGACGATGACCAAGAATATATAGACGGAATTAAGGAGGCCAGCACATGGGATTCAGGACACAGAGTTCGAACACTATTTGCTCAGTTACTATTATCTAATAGTCTTAGCAGGCCGAAATTTGTTTACCAAAACACAATTCAGTACCTTTCAGCTGATCTACTTCGTCATGAAAGAAGGACATTTAGCAATGCAG GTTTGGAAGTTAGTCCAGAGATGATTGAAAATGCTACTTTATATGAGATTGAAAAAATACTTCAAAGGAATTGTAGTACGCTAAAGAATTTTAGTACAATGCCATATCCAGCGGAAGCCTTTACCGGCATGCCCCAAAATCCGTTGATTACTGATGAGCTACGCTATAGCAG CAAAAAAAAAGCTTACGAAAAAATTGTATCTGCAATTGACGAGGGCAAAGGTGGCGTATTCTTCTTGTATGGTTATGGTGGTACCGGGAAAACATTCTTGTGGAAAACTTTGTCCGCGTCTATACGAAGTAGAGGTGATATCGTTCTTAATACAGCATCGAGTGGAATTGCAGCACTTCTGTTAAGTGGTGGACGAACCGCTCACTCACGATTTGCAATACCCATTGACCCAACCGAAGATTCTTTTTGTCACATTACCCCTAGCAGCAACTTAGCTGAGTTGATACGCCAAACAAAACTTATTATATGGGATGAGGCACCAATGGTACATAAGCATTGTTTTGAAGCATTTGACCGTTCTTTGCGAGATATATGTCGACCAATAACTCCAAATAGCATGGAAACCCCATTTGGTGGAAAAGTAATAGTATTCGGTGGAGACTTTCGACAAGTGTTACCAGTTGTTCAACGGGGCAAGAGAGAGGACACTGTAGGTGCTTCACTTAATTCTTCTTATATTTGGAATCATGTTGAAGTGTTAAAGCTTACAATTAATATGAGACTAGGCTTAGGAACAGATCACGTTGTGGAAGTGGAAACAAAATCTTTTGCTGATTGGATTTTAAGAATTGGGAATGGAACAGTGGGTGAAACAAATGACGGAGAATGTGATGTGGACATTCCAGATGACGTTTTAATTACTGATGCTGAGGATCCAATTGGTTCACTTATTGCCTCTATTTATCCAAACTTTATTCAGATGCTTGGCAACCCGGAATATTATGAAGATAGGGCTATTCTTGCACCAACACATGATGTTGTCAATATAATAAACGATCACATGATGACATTTCTTGATGGTGAAGAAATGGTTTATCTAAGTTCAGATAGTATCTGTCAGTCTAAACTGGATGCATCTTTCAATCACGATTTGTACACTCCTGAATTTCTTAATAGCATTCAGTATGGTGGTCTTCCGAAGCATAGGTTGGTTTTAAAAGTTGGTGTTCCCGTCATGCTGCTACGCAACATTGATCAATCTTCTGGTCTATGTAATGGTACACGATTACAGATAACAAAGCTTACAGAGAAAATGATAGAggcaaaaattttaacgggtacccATGTAGGAAAATTAACTTGTGTTCCACGGATGTTAATTGTGCCAACCGATAAATGGATACCCTTTAGGTTTCAAAGAAGACAATATCCTTTATCTGTGTGCTTTGCTATGACTATTAATAAGAGCCAAGGCCAGTCTCTAAGTCATGTTGGTTTGTTTCTTGAAAGACCTGTTTTCAGTCATGGACAGTTGTATGTTGCACTATCGAGGGTTAGAAGCAAGAGCGGTTTAAAGGTACTCATTGTAAACAAGGATAAGACTCTCGGAAATTCAACCAAAAATGTTGTGTACAAAGAAGTCTTGCAATATTTGTAG